A stretch of the Acidobacteriota bacterium genome encodes the following:
- a CDS encoding deaminase, with protein sequence MDWHTYFMKIAEQAGTRSTCDRKHVGAVIVRDKTILSTGYNGSIRGMPHCDDIGHDMENGHCVATIHAEANAIIQAAKNGVMIDGAEIYTTASPCWSCFKLIANSGIRKIYYGEFYRDRKSIKIARKLGIELIYLS encoded by the coding sequence GTGGACTGGCATACTTACTTCATGAAGATCGCCGAGCAGGCAGGGACGCGTTCCACATGTGATAGAAAGCATGTGGGAGCCGTGATCGTCCGAGACAAAACCATTCTCTCCACAGGGTACAACGGGAGCATCCGGGGAATGCCTCACTGCGATGACATTGGACATGATATGGAAAACGGCCACTGCGTGGCGACGATCCATGCCGAGGCTAACGCAATCATACAGGCAGCGAAGAACGGAGTCATGATCGATGGTGCGGAGATTTATACGACCGCCAGTCCGTGCTGGAGCTGTTTCAAGCTTATTGCCAACAGCGGCATAAGAAAGATTTACTATGGAGAATTCTACCGGGACAGGAAAAGTATCAAGATTGCAAGAAAGCTCGGGATAGAGTTGATCTATCTGAGTTAG